In the Campylobacteraceae bacterium genome, one interval contains:
- a CDS encoding cation:proton antiporter yields MLGIIVATLLIAIVVNLILKKFHLPTIIGYIVTGTIIAYTFSLHDAVNNHTLKEMAEFGIVFLMFTIGLEFSIEHLKRMKKEVFFTGTLQIFCTTVFVVLICVFILDFDFQTSLIIGAALSLSSTAIVLKTYNETKEIKKRHGQRVLGILIMQDIAVIPILLMISIFTIKGDQSVIYIIGETFLAACILLLVLYLSGKYLIEPFFTLVSESNSEELFVASVLLIAIGSSYLAHSFGFSYSLGAFVAGMMISETKFKHQVESNLTPFRNLLLGLFFITVGMQINFTVILENIGTILFLLPVLLGIKYLIIYFIVRIDDTKRVAFKTAVSLIQIGEFSLAILELARSGSLIDPLHSQILIVTIVISMILTPIVLKNLSSLAATLVPKDVLQIKNTMLVKKDTRGHIVVLGYGHIGQAVAKKLKEDAMEYVIIEQNLKYYDVGIKKGDNIIFGNASSKHILESVNIRQSCAVIVAIDNPEKLHLICEVIDDLTHNTKTIVKITKGSDKKALKYLHLEHIIVEDDIVAKALVAETKFCKI; encoded by the coding sequence ATGTTAGGAATTATTGTAGCAACGCTTTTAATTGCAATAGTTGTAAATCTTATTTTAAAAAAGTTTCACTTACCCACCATTATTGGTTACATTGTCACAGGTACAATTATTGCATATACCTTTTCTTTGCATGATGCTGTTAATAATCATACCCTTAAAGAAATGGCAGAGTTTGGTATTGTCTTTTTGATGTTTACTATTGGATTAGAATTTTCTATTGAACATTTAAAAAGAATGAAAAAAGAAGTCTTTTTTACGGGAACTCTTCAAATATTTTGTACAACAGTTTTTGTAGTACTTATTTGTGTATTTATTTTAGATTTTGATTTTCAAACGTCTTTAATTATAGGGGCTGCTTTGTCCTTATCCTCAACTGCTATTGTCTTAAAAACCTATAATGAAACAAAAGAGATTAAAAAACGTCATGGTCAGCGAGTATTGGGTATTTTAATCATGCAAGATATTGCTGTTATTCCTATTTTATTAATGATTTCTATTTTTACTATTAAAGGGGATCAAAGTGTTATTTATATAATTGGGGAAACTTTTTTAGCTGCTTGTATCTTATTACTTGTTTTGTATTTAAGTGGAAAATATTTAATTGAGCCTTTTTTCACTTTGGTATCTGAATCAAACAGTGAAGAACTGTTTGTAGCATCTGTTTTACTTATTGCTATTGGTTCGTCTTATTTAGCCCATTCTTTTGGGTTCTCTTATTCTTTAGGCGCGTTTGTGGCTGGAATGATGATTTCTGAGACTAAGTTCAAACATCAGGTCGAATCTAATCTTACCCCTTTTCGTAATTTGCTCTTAGGTCTCTTTTTTATAACAGTTGGAATGCAAATTAATTTTACTGTTATTTTAGAGAACATAGGTACTATTCTATTTTTATTGCCAGTATTATTAGGAATAAAATATCTTATTATTTATTTTATTGTTCGAATTGATGATACTAAAAGAGTGGCTTTTAAAACAGCAGTTTCTTTAATACAAATAGGAGAGTTTTCTTTGGCTATTTTAGAGCTTGCAAGAAGTGGAAGTTTAATTGATCCTCTTCATTCACAAATTTTAATAGTTACCATTGTTATCTCTATGATTTTAACACCAATTGTATTAAAGAACCTTTCTTCTTTAGCAGCTACTTTAGTCCCAAAAGATGTCTTACAAATAAAGAATACTATGCTTGTTAAAAAAGACACGAGAGGACATATTGTTGTTTTAGGTTATGGTCATATTGGGCAAGCAGTTGCAAAAAAATTAAAAGAAGATGCTATGGAATATGTTATTATTGAGCAAAATCTTAAATATTACGATGTAGGTATAAAAAAAGGTGACAATATTATTTTCGGAAATGCTTCAAGTAAACATATTTTAGAATCAGTGAATATAAGACAATCGTGTGCAGTTATTGTAGCTATTGATAATCCAGAAAAATTACACTTAATATGTGAAGTGATTGATGATTTAACCCACAATACAAAAACCATTGTAAAAATAACAAAAGGAAGCGATAAAAAAGCGCTTAAATATCTTCACTTAGAGCATATTATTGTAGAAGACGATATTGTTGCAAAAGCATTGGTTGCAGAAACAAAGTTTTGTAAAATATAG
- a CDS encoding polymer-forming cytoskeletal protein: protein MGIFNNDDTQTTQAGATIIAKGTTIIGGINTPGSVHIDGKFEGVILDADLISVGTTGEVIGDVKANSIVINGLFDGKIDCETIQILSNGKVIGDIVYTELMIDSKGKFEGHGIRKGSELTSRYGEIEKKINNIVGNQFQIEQEVEDSKKK, encoded by the coding sequence GTGGGAATCTTTAATAATGATGATACACAAACAACACAAGCTGGGGCTACAATAATTGCCAAAGGAACAACAATAATTGGGGGTATTAATACTCCAGGTTCTGTTCATATTGATGGTAAGTTTGAAGGTGTAATTTTAGATGCTGATTTAATTTCAGTAGGTACTACTGGAGAAGTTATTGGAGATGTAAAAGCAAATAGTATTGTTATTAATGGTTTATTTGATGGAAAAATTGATTGTGAAACCATACAAATATTATCCAATGGAAAAGTAATTGGAGATATTGTTTATACTGAATTAATGATTGACTCTAAAGGAAAATTTGAAGGACATGGAATTAGAAAAGGTTCTGAGCTTACTTCAAGGTATGGGGAAATTGAGAAAAAAATCAATAATATCGTTGGTAACCAATTTCAAATAGAGCAAGAAGTTGAAGACAGTAAAAAGAAGTAA
- a CDS encoding dihydrofolate reductase, which translates to MSLIVSVFIATSLDGFIARENDSLDWLDDANKTLPIGEDCAYEKFMQGVDALVMGRHTYEKVLTFKQWPYKNKRVIVLSSTKLKIPNDLSTYIEHSSLSGKELCASLEKEGLKRICVDGGITIQRFLSAKLIKDLTLTIIPVLIGKGKPLFSSLIKDIKLKLQNTKAYDFGFVQMKYQIIEQ; encoded by the coding sequence TTGAGTTTAATTGTTTCGGTTTTTATAGCAACAAGTTTAGATGGTTTTATAGCAAGAGAAAATGATTCTTTAGATTGGTTAGATGATGCTAATAAAACACTTCCTATAGGTGAAGATTGTGCTTATGAAAAGTTTATGCAAGGTGTTGATGCTTTGGTAATGGGAAGACATACCTATGAAAAAGTTTTGACATTTAAGCAGTGGCCTTACAAAAATAAAAGAGTAATTGTTTTAAGTAGTACTAAACTTAAGATTCCAAATGACTTAAGTACTTATATTGAACATTCTTCTTTATCTGGAAAAGAATTATGTGCTTCTTTGGAAAAAGAAGGCTTAAAGCGCATCTGTGTTGACGGTGGAATAACTATTCAAAGATTTTTATCTGCTAAATTAATTAAGGATTTAACGCTTACAATAATCCCCGTATTAATAGGAAAAGGAAAACCTTTATTTTCTTCTTTGATCAAAGATATTAAGCTAAAACTACAAAACACTAAAGCCTATGATTTTGGATTTGTTCAAATGAAATATCAAATTATAGAGCAGTGA
- a CDS encoding bifunctional folylpolyglutamate synthase/dihydrofolate synthase, protein MYYDKIDFSIIEESWKILKSCIEVPYVIHLVGTNGKGSTGRFLAHYLNKIGKKVLHYSSPHIKKFNERIWINGEDISDEDLEQTHKKIQNILPLVLLSKLTYFEYTTLLALYKANNMDYLVLEAGLGGEFDGTNVIKNDLSLITTIDLDHVVLLGNSIKEISYTKMRACDKNMIVGHQIHEEVFLHAKDLIKERNYELFCINDFDLSSFKIDLNLPAYLLKNLDLCLSALQFLGIDLNIEVFKSLHLKGRFEALNDNITLDVGHNPLAASEIKKLYKNKKIILIYNSYADKDYEKVLKILKPIIKEVQILSINDERMLKKETLIKLCGNLNIMVSDFKNIDNNEKYLVFGSFLVVEKFMGIYER, encoded by the coding sequence ATGTATTATGACAAAATAGATTTTTCTATTATTGAAGAATCATGGAAAATTCTTAAATCTTGCATAGAAGTACCTTATGTTATTCATTTAGTTGGTACAAATGGAAAAGGCAGTACGGGAAGATTCTTAGCCCATTATTTAAATAAAATAGGTAAAAAAGTACTTCATTATTCCTCTCCTCATATAAAAAAATTTAATGAAAGAATATGGATTAATGGAGAAGATATAAGCGATGAAGACTTAGAACAAACGCATAAAAAAATACAAAATATTCTTCCTCTTGTTTTACTCTCTAAACTAACATATTTTGAATACACAACACTTTTGGCATTATATAAAGCCAATAATATGGATTATTTGGTTTTAGAAGCTGGTTTGGGTGGAGAGTTTGATGGAACAAATGTAATTAAAAATGATCTTTCTTTAATTACTACAATAGATTTAGACCATGTTGTCTTGTTAGGAAACAGCATTAAAGAAATTTCTTATACTAAAATGAGAGCCTGTGATAAAAATATGATTGTGGGACATCAAATACATGAAGAAGTTTTTTTGCATGCAAAAGATTTAATAAAAGAGAGAAATTATGAACTGTTTTGCATTAATGATTTTGATCTAAGTAGTTTTAAAATTGATTTAAATTTACCTGCTTATTTATTAAAAAACTTAGATTTATGTTTAAGTGCTTTACAGTTTTTAGGCATTGACCTTAATATAGAAGTATTCAAATCATTACATTTAAAAGGACGATTTGAAGCATTAAATGATAATATTACCCTTGATGTTGGGCATAACCCTTTAGCAGCAAGTGAAATAAAAAAACTCTATAAAAATAAAAAGATTATTTTAATTTATAATTCTTATGCAGATAAAGATTATGAAAAGGTATTAAAAATACTTAAACCTATTATAAAAGAAGTACAGATTTTGTCTATTAATGACGAAAGAATGCTAAAAAAAGAAACTTTAATCAAGTTATGTGGAAATTTAAATATAATGGTTAGTGATTTTAAGAACATTGATAATAATGAAAAATACTTAGTATTTGGTTCATTTTTAGTAGTAGAAAAGTTTATGGGAATATATGAAAGATAG
- a CDS encoding DEAD/DEAH box helicase family protein, which produces MKTVKRSKLDDLYLQRDKINEEIHHLESLSKENFSKDEKINLFRSLFICREDVFAKEWKNKENKANFFPVETFFKSGVYSPLSNKDIEDHLRGHSFLASYLINQHNFCRFFLLEISYDSKAALVTLLKKYDLNAYFEIDSQANLLMWIFLEEPILAKDVSVFAMQLLKEAYISGKTYPSSNFVNSSTLGAYIELPLFLSARNDNKTVFINVKNEVIKDQWKFLNAIKKIPKKQFYSLLKQEKIMAFEEVEFPSFILELTLHDYIYIKTKNLSASLMNVFKGFASFPNPQVKILLNLRKPLYNIPRVIKNYEEDEHFLKLPRGLLYKIKDYLKNNGVNYSIEDKRLYNKELFPSIVFTLRPEQEEAIKEISKYDFSLCVAPPGYGKTLIASKMIEVRQANTLVLVNKNMLLDQWIERFVDYFSMSKKDIGFLGKSKNTLNKRLDIATMQSLKNQPELIKDYSFVIVDECHHIPAVTFEQIIKNFRGKYILGLSATPKRKDGLQEILYEQVGKVAYEFRKKRDIIHKYVLIETEFSSNSDNYSTLINEIILDDKRNHLIIDKIKENLNRKILLLSDRIEHISILQNILDEDNIDYVSIHGQLSKKEQKQNIALVEEKSLILATTSYFGEGIDFPHLNTIMFVTPISYYGRLVQYLGRVGRNGQECLALDFYDLNNGMLKSTYKKRLDGYKEMHYKKGK; this is translated from the coding sequence TTGAAGACAGTAAAAAGAAGTAAACTTGATGATTTGTATCTTCAACGAGATAAAATCAATGAAGAAATACATCATTTAGAAAGTCTTAGTAAAGAAAATTTTTCAAAAGATGAAAAAATAAATCTTTTTAGATCTTTGTTTATTTGCAGAGAAGATGTTTTTGCAAAAGAGTGGAAAAACAAAGAAAATAAAGCGAATTTTTTTCCAGTTGAGACTTTTTTTAAAAGTGGTGTTTATTCACCTCTCTCTAATAAAGATATTGAAGACCACTTAAGAGGGCACTCTTTTCTTGCTTCTTATTTAATTAATCAACATAACTTTTGTCGTTTTTTTCTTTTAGAAATCTCTTACGATTCTAAAGCTGCTTTGGTTACATTATTAAAAAAGTATGATTTAAATGCATATTTTGAAATAGATTCACAAGCTAATTTATTAATGTGGATTTTTTTAGAAGAGCCAATTTTGGCAAAAGATGTAAGCGTATTCGCTATGCAGCTTTTAAAAGAAGCATATATCTCAGGAAAAACCTATCCCTCAAGTAATTTTGTGAATTCTTCTACTTTGGGTGCTTATATTGAACTTCCTTTGTTTTTAAGCGCTAGAAATGATAATAAGACAGTATTTATTAATGTTAAGAATGAAGTTATAAAAGATCAGTGGAAATTCTTGAATGCCATTAAAAAAATTCCAAAAAAACAATTCTATTCTTTATTAAAACAAGAAAAAATAATGGCCTTTGAAGAAGTAGAGTTTCCTTCTTTTATTTTAGAATTAACCTTACATGATTATATTTATATCAAAACAAAAAATTTATCAGCAAGTTTAATGAATGTTTTTAAAGGTTTTGCATCTTTCCCTAATCCTCAGGTGAAAATATTATTGAACTTACGAAAACCTCTTTATAATATTCCTCGTGTTATTAAAAACTATGAAGAAGATGAACATTTTTTAAAACTACCAAGGGGTTTATTGTATAAAATAAAAGATTATCTTAAAAACAATGGTGTTAATTATTCTATAGAAGATAAACGCCTTTACAACAAAGAACTTTTTCCTTCCATTGTATTTACTTTAAGACCTGAACAAGAAGAGGCTATAAAAGAAATTAGTAAGTATGATTTTTCTTTATGTGTTGCACCTCCTGGTTATGGAAAAACACTTATTGCTTCAAAAATGATAGAAGTAAGACAAGCTAATACTTTGGTATTGGTTAATAAAAATATGTTATTGGATCAATGGATTGAGCGTTTTGTTGATTATTTTTCCATGAGTAAAAAAGACATTGGTTTTTTAGGAAAAAGTAAAAATACCTTAAATAAGCGCTTGGATATAGCTACCATGCAAAGTTTAAAAAATCAGCCAGAGTTAATTAAAGATTATTCTTTTGTTATTGTAGATGAATGCCATCATATTCCAGCAGTAACTTTTGAACAAATAATCAAAAATTTTAGAGGCAAATATATTTTGGGTTTAAGTGCCACACCTAAAAGAAAAGATGGTTTGCAAGAAATATTATATGAACAAGTAGGAAAAGTTGCTTATGAATTTAGAAAAAAAAGAGATATTATTCATAAATATGTATTGATTGAGACTGAATTCAGCAGTAATAGTGATAATTACTCTACACTAATAAATGAAATAATACTTGATGATAAAAGAAATCATTTGATTATTGATAAAATAAAAGAAAATTTAAACAGAAAAATATTATTATTGAGCGATAGAATTGAACATATAAGTATTTTACAAAATATTTTAGATGAAGATAACATTGATTATGTGAGTATTCATGGACAACTTAGCAAAAAAGAACAAAAACAAAACATAGCCTTGGTTGAAGAAAAGAGTCTTATTTTAGCTACTACTTCGTATTTTGGGGAGGGTATTGATTTTCCTCATTTAAATACTATTATGTTTGTAACTCCTATATCTTATTACGGACGTTTGGTTCAGTACTTAGGAAGAGTTGGACGTAATGGACAAGAATGTTTGGCTTTGGATTTTTATGATTTAAATAATGGCATGCTTAAATCTACGTATAAAAAAAGATTAGATGGTTATAAAGAAATGCATTACAAAAAAGGAAAATAA
- a CDS encoding helix-turn-helix domain-containing protein: MSILYKKLECNKQFELFYIKDEYKNNIFKECRHDFYQLIFITKGEGKHCIDFEEYELKRDLVYLIKPSQVHKWHLNNFNNEYDGYIFNFSKEFFHDDKIINNLFNNNVESSINICNKTKKNLTLLVEMIKEEYLNNDDFLLLSHLFSSFLKYIIKSKTNIAKSLNTDKRVENLKILIDQHYKEEKSASFYAKKFDLTTKRLNEIIQNNINKTVSDLISERLIVEAKRELIFSQESVKDIAEALGYFDASYFSRFFKNHTKLCPKEFRANNLKIYT, translated from the coding sequence ATGAGTATTTTATATAAAAAGTTAGAATGTAATAAACAATTTGAATTGTTTTATATAAAAGATGAATATAAGAATAATATTTTCAAAGAATGCAGGCATGATTTTTATCAACTTATTTTTATTACTAAAGGAGAGGGAAAACACTGCATTGATTTTGAAGAATATGAATTAAAAAGAGATTTGGTGTATTTAATAAAACCCTCACAAGTCCATAAATGGCATTTAAATAATTTTAATAATGAATACGATGGTTATATATTTAATTTTTCAAAAGAGTTTTTTCATGATGATAAAATCATTAACAATTTATTTAATAACAATGTAGAATCTTCCATTAATATTTGCAATAAAACAAAAAAGAATTTGACCTTATTGGTTGAGATGATTAAAGAAGAATATCTTAATAATGATGATTTTTTACTTCTTTCTCATCTTTTTTCTTCTTTCTTAAAATATATAATAAAATCAAAAACAAATATAGCAAAAAGTTTGAATACTGATAAACGTGTAGAAAATCTCAAAATACTCATTGACCAACATTATAAAGAAGAAAAAAGCGCTTCCTTTTATGCCAAAAAATTTGATCTTACGACCAAAAGATTAAATGAGATTATTCAAAATAATATCAATAAAACAGTTTCAGATTTAATAAGTGAAAGATTAATTGTAGAAGCAAAAAGAGAGCTAATTTTTAGTCAAGAATCTGTAAAAGATATAGCAGAAGCACTTGGTTATTTTGATGCTTCTTATTTCTCAAGGTTTTTTAAAAATCATACAAAACTTTGTCCAAAAGAATTTAGAGCAAATAATCTAAAAATTTATACCTAA
- a CDS encoding M23 family metallopeptidase — protein sequence MKDRLIITVSDVNSTKSYNIHQLVRKSIIIIAIIAVLLIASSIWFITFLNDEIVDLRITKEKEIMVLTKKEKKLLAQNSFYSKQIEGKVKDIEELSSKLDDIEEIIGLKKDDTKDEITRATLAKITSVEKIYMQMVIPNGSPLLDTITKSRFGYRIHPITKKKKFHRGIDLRARRNTKVFSTADGVVRYVQSRDRGDFGRVVIISHNYGFETVYAHLNKTKVKIGDVVKKNQLIALTGSSGRSTGPHLHYEIKYASKVLNPKDFMKWNLKQYDLLFTKQRRVQWESLIMMIHKQHKLGLQ from the coding sequence ATGAAAGATAGATTAATAATAACAGTATCCGATGTAAATAGCACAAAGTCCTATAATATACATCAACTTGTACGAAAGTCAATTATAATCATTGCAATCATTGCAGTATTGTTAATTGCTTCTTCTATATGGTTTATCACTTTTTTAAATGATGAAATTGTAGATTTACGAATTACCAAAGAAAAAGAAATAATGGTTTTGACAAAAAAAGAAAAAAAACTTTTAGCACAAAATAGTTTTTATTCAAAACAAATTGAAGGTAAAGTTAAAGACATAGAAGAGTTAAGCTCAAAATTAGATGATATTGAAGAAATTATTGGCCTTAAAAAAGACGATACAAAAGATGAAATTACACGAGCAACATTAGCTAAAATTACTTCTGTTGAAAAGATTTATATGCAAATGGTGATTCCTAATGGTTCACCACTCTTAGATACTATTACAAAATCACGCTTTGGTTATAGGATTCATCCCATTACTAAAAAGAAAAAATTCCACAGAGGAATTGATTTAAGAGCAAGACGAAATACAAAAGTTTTTTCAACAGCTGATGGGGTTGTCCGTTATGTACAATCGCGTGACAGGGGAGATTTTGGTAGGGTGGTGATTATTTCCCATAATTATGGTTTTGAAACAGTTTATGCGCATTTAAATAAAACTAAAGTTAAAATAGGTGACGTAGTTAAAAAAAATCAATTAATAGCATTAACTGGGAGCTCAGGACGAAGTACTGGCCCTCATTTGCATTATGAAATAAAATATGCAAGCAAAGTTTTAAATCCAAAAGACTTTATGAAATGGAATTTAAAACAATATGATTTATTATTTACAAAACAAAGGAGAGTACAGTGGGAATCTTTAATAATGATGATACACAAACAACACAAGCTGGGGCTACAATAA
- a CDS encoding leucine--tRNA ligase: MEYNPRLVEKKWQEYWDKNNSFEPSDDKSKEKKFILSMFPYPSGRIHMGHVRNYCLGDAFARYFRKKDFNVLHPIGWDSFGMPAENAAIKHKSHPKKWTYENIDYMRNELKGLGLSFSKNQEFATSDPLYTKWEQEFIINMFDDGLLYRKSTTVNWCDECHTVLANEQVEDGACWRCDTIVTQKEMPGYYLNITDYSQVLLDDLKTLEGQWPSKVLTMQENWIGRSEGLEFDLFLNSSSKTKLDAKFDNFTVFTTRPDTIYGVTYSALAPEHEIVEYIINNKLLSEDKIAQIKAMRKVSERDRAIQDKEGLSLEITVIHPITGEDIPVWVANFVLASYGGGAVMAVPAHDQRDYEFAKQYNLPLKQVIAGPAGIDDNMSEAYTKEGELINSESFNGLKINKAKKAVIYHFEKNSLGKKQVNYKLRDWGISRQRYWGAPIPFVHCDSCGLVPEKIENLPISLPDDVEITGEGNPLDTHPTWKHTTCPKCDKKALRETDTLDTFVQSSWYFLRYATSHKKWEKEGISKEDTEYWMDVDQYIGGIEHAILHLLYARFFTKILNKMGYTKSTEPFKKLLTQGMVLKDGAKMSKSKGNVVDPSSIIEKYGADTARLFMMFAAPPTKELEWNDSAVEGSFRFIKRFASKSYEAQGVSIDELLNIKHDSLNKDEKEARKKVYLALQKAQDVYTKTYTFNTLIAASMEALNALGGQNNKVVWAEAYYILSNILEPIIPHICCEIADNLFELKNFNVDLEIKDEVFIQDVFILAVTINGKKRCEIEVSPSASKEEILTLAKIASKKWLEDKELIKEILVPNKLVNLVIKG, from the coding sequence ATGGAGTATAATCCACGATTAGTTGAGAAAAAATGGCAAGAATATTGGGACAAAAATAATTCTTTTGAGCCATCAGATGATAAAAGTAAAGAAAAAAAATTCATATTAAGTATGTTTCCTTATCCAAGTGGACGTATTCACATGGGACATGTAAGAAATTACTGTCTTGGAGATGCTTTTGCACGATATTTTAGAAAAAAAGATTTTAATGTTTTACACCCAATTGGTTGGGACAGTTTTGGAATGCCAGCTGAAAATGCAGCAATAAAACACAAGTCTCATCCTAAAAAATGGACCTATGAAAATATTGATTATATGAGAAATGAACTAAAAGGTCTGGGCCTTTCTTTTTCAAAGAATCAAGAATTTGCTACTTCTGACCCCTTGTATACGAAGTGGGAACAAGAGTTTATTATTAATATGTTTGATGATGGTTTATTGTACAGAAAATCTACTACTGTTAATTGGTGTGATGAATGCCATACTGTTTTAGCAAACGAACAAGTAGAAGATGGAGCTTGTTGGAGATGTGATACAATAGTTACTCAAAAAGAAATGCCAGGATATTATTTAAATATTACAGATTATTCTCAAGTTTTATTGGATGATTTAAAAACATTGGAAGGACAATGGCCTTCAAAAGTTTTAACCATGCAAGAAAATTGGATTGGTAGAAGTGAAGGTTTAGAATTTGATTTATTTTTAAATTCTTCTAGTAAAACAAAACTGGATGCGAAGTTTGATAATTTTACAGTGTTTACAACCAGACCAGATACTATTTATGGAGTAACCTATTCTGCTTTAGCACCTGAGCATGAAATTGTTGAATATATAATTAACAATAAATTATTAAGTGAAGATAAAATAGCACAAATTAAAGCTATGAGAAAAGTAAGCGAGCGAGATAGAGCTATTCAAGATAAAGAAGGTCTTTCTTTAGAAATTACTGTTATTCATCCAATTACTGGGGAAGATATTCCTGTATGGGTAGCTAATTTTGTATTAGCATCTTATGGTGGAGGAGCTGTTATGGCTGTTCCTGCTCATGATCAAAGAGATTATGAATTTGCAAAACAATACAATTTACCTCTAAAACAAGTTATTGCAGGCCCTGCTGGTATTGATGATAATATGAGTGAAGCGTATACAAAAGAGGGTGAATTAATTAATTCAGAATCTTTTAATGGTTTGAAAATAAATAAAGCAAAAAAAGCAGTTATTTATCATTTTGAGAAAAACTCTTTAGGGAAAAAACAAGTTAATTATAAACTAAGAGACTGGGGAATTTCAAGACAACGATATTGGGGAGCACCTATTCCTTTTGTTCATTGTGACTCTTGTGGTTTAGTACCTGAAAAAATTGAAAACTTACCTATTTCTTTACCTGATGATGTAGAAATTACGGGAGAAGGTAATCCTTTAGATACTCATCCTACGTGGAAACATACAACTTGTCCTAAATGTGATAAAAAGGCGCTTCGTGAAACAGATACTTTAGATACTTTTGTACAGTCTTCTTGGTATTTTTTGCGTTATGCCACCTCTCATAAAAAATGGGAAAAAGAAGGTATTTCCAAAGAAGATACTGAATATTGGATGGATGTAGATCAATATATTGGTGGAATAGAACATGCAATTCTACATCTTTTGTATGCACGATTTTTTACAAAAATTCTAAATAAAATGGGATATACAAAATCAACTGAACCTTTTAAAAAACTATTAACACAAGGAATGGTTTTAAAAGATGGGGCTAAGATGAGTAAATCTAAAGGGAATGTAGTTGATCCTTCTTCTATTATTGAAAAATATGGAGCAGATACTGCACGTTTATTTATGATGTTTGCAGCACCTCCTACTAAAGAGTTAGAATGGAATGATTCTGCTGTTGAAGGTTCTTTTAGATTTATCAAACGTTTTGCAAGTAAATCTTACGAAGCACAAGGTGTTAGTATTGATGAACTTTTAAACATCAAACACGATTCTTTAAATAAAGATGAAAAAGAAGCACGAAAAAAAGTATATCTGGCTTTACAAAAAGCACAAGATGTTTATACTAAAACCTATACCTTTAATACACTTATTGCTGCTTCAATGGAAGCATTAAATGCTTTGGGCGGACAGAATAACAAAGTAGTTTGGGCAGAAGCTTATTATATTTTAAGCAATATTTTAGAGCCAATTATTCCTCATATTTGTTGTGAAATTGCAGATAATTTATTTGAATTAAAAAACTTTAATGTTGATTTAGAAATAAAAGACGAAGTTTTTATTCAAGATGTATTTATTTTAGCTGTAACCATTAATGGTAAAAAAAGATGTGAAATTGAAGTAAGCCCAAGTGCTTCTAAAGAAGAAATTCTTACACTTGCAAAAATCGCAAGTAAAAAATGGCTTGAAGATAAAGAGCTTATAAAAGAAATTTTAGTTCCAAATAAATTAGTTAACTTAGTAATAAAAGGATAG